The region ttttttgataaaattaagtGCATACATATGACAATCTTTGCTAGTTAATTTATTGTTGTCGATTAACATTTAGACGTGAAACGATTTAATTGCATTGGAATACTCTTGCTGTTATAAACATTGAATGCCTCAGTCAGTATTTTTGAAGTTTCTACTAAAAACACATTTAGATATCTAAGATCGTTTGAGTTGTAGTAAATATTCATATGcagattataaatttaaatgctctAAGCTAcagcaatttcaatttgatatgaatttgtttaacaatttGATATGTTgcaatattgaaaaaattcggttcatgttttttttttggtatttcatTTAGTTGGATCAATTTCAGCTTGGCTTCACTTTTTTCCCTCGTCCGTTTCGCTGAGCAAGAACTTAGATTTTCAATTGCGGTGGTTCTgcgaaatgaaattataaattatttttggtgcTAATAAGCTTTGGCTTGACCACTCACTTCCGATCCGACCATGTCCACGCAGTCAAAGGCATCACGGAAGTAGCCACAGCTCAGCTTAATGGCTGCACGGTGGTGCAACCGCTGGTGCTGGCAGCACATGCCACTGAAAAATGTAGTATTTATACCTTTTTTCAAGAAATCGACTTCTCATACCATACATACTTGATCACCTGGcagtcgctgctgctgctgcactcGCTGCCCAGTGGCTGCCTCTGCCTCAGTCCGAATATATCCCTCAGGAGCGATGTGGAACCTCCCGACTCCGGATCAGACTCGCACCGCCAGACGCCCTCCTGGGCGACCAGCATGCAGGCGCTGCCCGGTGGGCAGTCCGCGTGCCGCTGGCACACGTCCCGCTGTCCGAACATATAAACGCATTTGCCTTCtgtaaaacatattttacactcaacgaaataaataattgttcttT is a window of Drosophila gunungcola strain Sukarami chromosome 2R unlocalized genomic scaffold, Dgunungcola_SK_2 000030F, whole genome shotgun sequence DNA encoding:
- the LOC128256785 gene encoding ITG-like peptide; the protein is MFGQRDVCQRHADCPPGSACMLVAQEGVWRCESDPESGGSTSLLRDIFGLRQRQPLGSECSSSSDCQVINGMCCQHQRLHHRAAIKLSCGYFRDAFDCVDMVGSENHRN